A stretch of Geomonas oryzisoli DNA encodes these proteins:
- a CDS encoding CxxxxCH/CxxCH domain c-type cytochrome — translation MLSKYGGRCFLVLALLVLTLMQLSVGKAQAAPQYNYDCSFCHTMPPLDSGTVKKNPNTGAVPGNHAGHATSAVNSCVTCHGSQVSGYAMGHRNKTIELADGVGYSRKIAAGFVNQTSVPPNPMGTCSTATCHSDGKGTLRATPAWGSAALTVPGGCSACHSVAPSTGSHPVAGSKHGNYYGTGVGSCVQCHTDHSVQAKPFAHATSAGHRAIEVKFATGGTFAANQCSNVYCHSNGRGTYTPPTWGGTLTCAGCHGDATSNTLSGNHAKHVNNAAFLGTSYGCVECHSSTVSDNSTISTFANHVNQTKDVAGARVGTPVSGTCSTSYCHSDGKGTMKSVTWTGSTALTCKSCHGADAAPAFTSVAGEPNYANAGADQPRANSHKNHVASAADCASCHADTTVNGTSIKAGGFHTNSTRDVKAGARSFTIVGNTCSAVACHDGNGIVANVPAAKWGASLGCTGCHGNASSLTTNAHAAHVSTKGYTCDTCHAATVSGNTFFVNKALHGDATVEVAGANVTTWSGTATKTCATSCHLSATPQWNVPASGACGTCHTALSNTTGGLINSNAHSQHFTATYGPGFNSTLTTSCSNCHTSNTASTHADGTLNLAAGMNKIGTCSTCHAQSTNWTTGRVTCESCHSTAGGALSVIGGITAPDKTLAATKGHGKAGIAQACSACHDNTAAHISGVLGDQKRLLPVLVGATNQECDYCHTNPAKVSGTKLNVRAHKATGLGSKCADCHNGHGTANTMMVNTTINGTAVSFTGNNTFANPAQTGVCQVCHTSTQYFTKAGVPAQDHVASTTDCTQCHQHNPATGLAFVPNGGCDACHGYPPAPRQTLSAITFGVQGNWSSARFEDYSGGGGAHILVAHIKKDAKPSEGWANCLPCHKGSDASHARALPIRTHVESVSVDIDPQYRFSDDALATYTSATLVSGGTNKSGSCFNVSCHFKPSAKWSIER, via the coding sequence ATGTTATCAAAGTATGGAGGGCGCTGTTTCCTGGTGCTGGCACTTCTCGTGCTGACACTGATGCAGTTGTCCGTGGGGAAGGCACAGGCCGCCCCGCAGTACAACTATGACTGTTCTTTCTGTCACACGATGCCGCCACTGGATTCCGGTACTGTGAAGAAGAACCCCAACACCGGCGCAGTGCCGGGCAACCACGCAGGGCACGCCACCTCGGCGGTCAATTCCTGCGTTACCTGCCACGGCAGCCAGGTCAGCGGCTACGCCATGGGGCACCGCAACAAGACCATCGAGCTTGCCGACGGCGTCGGCTACTCCAGAAAGATCGCGGCCGGCTTCGTGAACCAGACCTCGGTTCCGCCGAACCCGATGGGGACCTGCTCCACCGCGACCTGCCACAGCGACGGCAAAGGCACCCTGCGTGCGACCCCGGCCTGGGGTAGCGCAGCCCTCACCGTACCGGGCGGCTGCTCCGCCTGCCACAGCGTCGCTCCGTCGACCGGCAGCCACCCGGTCGCCGGCAGCAAGCACGGCAACTACTACGGCACCGGCGTCGGCTCCTGCGTGCAGTGCCATACCGACCACTCGGTACAGGCCAAGCCGTTTGCCCACGCTACCTCGGCCGGCCACCGCGCCATCGAGGTGAAGTTCGCCACCGGCGGCACCTTCGCGGCCAACCAGTGCTCCAACGTCTACTGCCACAGCAACGGCCGCGGCACCTACACCCCGCCGACCTGGGGTGGGACCCTTACCTGCGCCGGCTGCCACGGCGACGCGACCAGCAACACCCTGTCGGGCAACCACGCGAAACACGTGAACAACGCGGCCTTCCTCGGCACCTCCTACGGCTGCGTCGAGTGCCACAGCTCGACCGTTTCCGACAACAGCACCATCTCCACCTTCGCAAACCACGTGAACCAGACCAAGGACGTGGCGGGTGCACGCGTCGGTACCCCGGTATCCGGGACCTGCTCCACCTCCTACTGCCACAGCGACGGCAAAGGGACCATGAAGAGCGTGACCTGGACCGGTTCCACCGCCCTGACCTGTAAGTCCTGCCATGGTGCCGATGCGGCTCCGGCCTTCACTTCCGTCGCCGGCGAGCCGAACTACGCCAACGCCGGAGCAGACCAGCCGCGCGCCAACAGCCACAAAAACCACGTCGCTTCGGCCGCTGACTGCGCAAGCTGCCACGCCGACACCACCGTGAACGGCACCAGCATCAAGGCCGGCGGGTTCCACACCAACAGCACCCGCGACGTCAAGGCCGGCGCCAGGAGCTTCACCATCGTCGGGAACACCTGCTCCGCGGTAGCCTGCCACGACGGCAACGGCATCGTGGCCAACGTCCCCGCTGCCAAGTGGGGCGCATCCCTTGGCTGCACCGGTTGCCACGGCAACGCGAGCTCCCTTACCACCAACGCGCATGCTGCGCACGTAAGCACCAAAGGTTACACCTGCGACACCTGCCACGCCGCCACTGTCAGCGGGAACACCTTCTTCGTTAACAAGGCTCTCCACGGCGACGCCACCGTCGAGGTTGCCGGCGCCAACGTGACCACCTGGAGCGGCACCGCCACCAAGACCTGCGCCACCTCCTGCCACCTCTCGGCAACCCCGCAGTGGAACGTCCCCGCATCCGGCGCCTGCGGTACCTGCCACACCGCGCTTTCCAACACCACCGGCGGCCTGATCAACAGCAACGCGCACTCCCAGCACTTCACGGCAACCTACGGCCCGGGCTTCAACTCGACCCTGACCACCTCCTGCTCGAACTGCCACACCTCGAACACCGCGAGCACCCACGCCGACGGCACCCTGAACCTTGCCGCCGGCATGAACAAGATCGGCACCTGCTCCACCTGCCACGCCCAGAGCACCAACTGGACCACCGGCCGCGTCACCTGCGAAAGCTGCCACTCGACCGCGGGCGGTGCGCTCTCCGTCATCGGCGGCATCACCGCTCCCGACAAGACCCTGGCGGCTACCAAGGGCCACGGCAAGGCCGGCATCGCCCAGGCCTGCTCCGCTTGCCACGACAACACCGCAGCCCACATAAGCGGCGTGCTGGGCGACCAGAAGCGTCTGCTTCCCGTCCTGGTCGGCGCCACCAACCAGGAGTGCGACTACTGCCACACCAACCCAGCCAAGGTCAGCGGCACCAAGCTCAACGTGAGGGCTCACAAAGCTACCGGCCTGGGCTCCAAGTGTGCGGACTGCCACAACGGCCACGGTACCGCCAACACCATGATGGTGAACACCACCATCAACGGCACCGCAGTGAGCTTCACCGGCAACAACACCTTTGCCAACCCGGCTCAGACCGGCGTCTGCCAGGTCTGCCACACCAGCACCCAGTACTTCACCAAGGCTGGCGTGCCGGCTCAGGACCACGTAGCCTCCACCACGGACTGCACCCAGTGCCACCAGCACAACCCGGCCACCGGCCTCGCGTTCGTGCCCAATGGCGGTTGCGACGCCTGCCACGGCTACCCGCCGGCACCGCGTCAGACCCTCAGCGCCATTACCTTCGGCGTGCAGGGCAACTGGTCTTCGGCCCGCTTCGAAGACTACTCCGGCGGCGGTGGTGCCCACATCCTCGTGGCGCACATCAAGAAGGACGCCAAGCCCTCCGAGGGCTGGGCTAACTGCCTGCCGTGCCACAAGGGGAGCGACGCTTCCCACGCCCGTGCCCTGCCCATCAGGACCCACGTGGAAAGTGTAAGCGTCGACATCGACCCGCAGTACCGCTTCTCCGACGACGCCCTCGCCACCTACACCAGCGCTACGCTGGTCTCCGGCGGGACCAACAAGTCGGGCAGCTGCT